Proteins encoded by one window of Papio anubis isolate 15944 chromosome 7, Panubis1.0, whole genome shotgun sequence:
- the LOC101025866 gene encoding olfactory receptor 6J1: MYFFLCNLSILDIVFTSVISPKVLANLGSGDKTISFAGCIIQCYFYFSLGTVEFLLLTVMSYDRYATICSPLRYPAIMRPPVCIETVVFSWVGGFLSVLFPTILISQLPFCGSNIINHFFCDGGPLLALACADTTAIELMDFMLSSMVILCCIVLAAYSSTYIILTIVPIPSASGRKKAFNTCASHLTIVIISSGITVCIFVTPSPKEYLEINKIPSVLSSVMTPFLNPFICTLRNDAMQGDLRDTCVRV; the protein is encoded by the coding sequence ATGTACTTTTTCTTGTGCAACCTCTCTATCCTGGACATCGTCTTCACCTCAGTCATCTCTCCAAAAGTGTTGGCCAACTTAGGATCTGGAGATAAAACCATCTCCTTTGCCGGATGTATCATCCAGTGCTATTTCTACTTTTCGTTGGGCACAGTTGAGTTCCTCCTGCTGACAGTCATGTCCTATGACCGCTATGCCACCATCTGCTCCCCTCTGAGGTACCCCGCCATCATGAGACCTCCTGTCTGCATTGAGACCGTTGTGTTCTCTTGGGTGGGAGGCTTCCTGTCTGTGCTCTTTCCAACCATCCTCATCTCCCAGCTACCCTTCTGTGGCTCCAACATCATTAACCACTTCTTCTGTGACGGTGGACCCTTGCTGGCCCTGGCCTGTGCAGACACCACTGCCATCGAGCTGATGGATTTTATGCTTTCTTCCATGGTCATCCTCTGCTGCATAGTCCTCGCGGCCTATTCCTCTACATACATCATCTTGACAATAGTGCCCATTCCTTCTGCAAGTGGAAGGAAGAAGGCCTTTAATACCTGCGCTTCCCACCTGACCATAGTCATCATTTCTAGTGGTATCACTGTGTGTATCTTTGTGACTCCCTCCCCGAAAGAATATCTGGAGATCAACAAGATCCCTTCAGTTCTGAGCAGTGTGATGACTCCATTCCTCAATCCCTTTATATGTACTCTGAGGAATGACGCCATGCAGGGAGACCTCAGGGATACGTGCGTCAGGGTTTGA